A genome region from Halalkalibacillus sediminis includes the following:
- a CDS encoding MgtC/SapB family protein, with protein sequence MELLKEFLGENFDVMLLRTLLATLLCGLIGFERELKKHSAGFRTHILVGVGACIMMLLSIYGFEAYITQYDTIRFDPARIPSYVISGIGFLGAGTIMVHGVTIRGLTTAASIWTVAGLGLVVGAGMYPLAILATIVVLLSLIFLNSFEKHFTKKKSDNFIHLMIRKDVHIGKVLDIFDEFELLIKRLEIESEGNDQRNVYLELEKNQEFSKNDILDSISQLEHVTYVYER encoded by the coding sequence TCTAAAAGAATTTTTAGGGGAAAATTTCGATGTAATGTTGCTTAGGACATTATTGGCTACCTTATTATGTGGATTGATCGGCTTTGAAAGAGAACTGAAAAAGCATTCTGCAGGTTTTAGGACTCATATACTGGTAGGAGTCGGAGCGTGCATTATGATGCTTCTTTCAATTTATGGATTTGAAGCTTATATAACCCAATATGACACGATAAGATTTGATCCGGCCAGAATCCCTTCATATGTTATTAGTGGAATTGGTTTTCTTGGTGCAGGTACTATCATGGTCCATGGGGTAACAATTAGAGGATTAACAACTGCGGCTTCAATATGGACAGTTGCAGGCTTAGGATTAGTAGTGGGAGCAGGAATGTACCCTCTAGCTATTTTAGCAACAATTGTAGTGTTACTAAGTTTAATTTTCCTAAATTCATTTGAAAAACATTTCACTAAAAAGAAGTCAGATAATTTTATTCATCTGATGATCAGAAAAGATGTTCACATTGGGAAAGTGCTTGATATTTTTGATGAATTTGAATTACTTATCAAACGATTAGAGATTGAATCCGAAGGTAATGACCAAAGAAATGTATACCTTGAATTAGAGAAAAATCAGGAATTCAGTAAAAATGATATTTTGGATAGTATTAGTCAATTAGAACATGTAACCTATGTATACGAAAGATAA